From the Marinomonas sp. THO17 genome, one window contains:
- a CDS encoding UPF0149 family protein, translating into MSEENANEIISEEVLYERIDHYLLKFGTDRSLLCVSELDGFLTALGCSAKELEPDLWLNAIWGADEDQPVWESSEQEDEFLSLVLIMYMEAMNSLLFGEFSPVYLEQEFEGESTLLVEEWCSGFIRGIKLLGVGIGGDRDFFDEALAPLRLFGTEAGLSKIEFMLTEEVDFWRDMIEPSVMRLIQHYHPDMQIGEKLSDSRILH; encoded by the coding sequence ATGTCTGAAGAAAATGCAAATGAAATTATCAGTGAAGAAGTGCTCTATGAAAGGATTGATCACTACTTACTGAAATTTGGTACAGACAGGTCGCTGCTGTGCGTTTCTGAGCTGGACGGCTTCCTGACGGCACTAGGTTGTTCAGCCAAAGAATTAGAGCCCGATTTATGGTTGAATGCCATCTGGGGTGCGGATGAAGATCAGCCTGTGTGGGAATCTTCTGAACAAGAAGATGAGTTTTTAAGTTTGGTATTGATCATGTACATGGAAGCGATGAACAGTCTGCTATTTGGTGAATTCAGCCCTGTTTACCTTGAGCAGGAGTTCGAAGGAGAATCGACTTTATTGGTCGAAGAGTGGTGTTCTGGTTTTATACGTGGCATCAAATTACTCGGGGTCGGCATAGGCGGGGATCGAGACTTTTTCGATGAAGCCTTGGCGCCATTAAGGCTGTTTGGCACGGAAGCCGGTTTGTCTAAAATCGAATTTATGTTAACCGAAGAAGTGGACTTCTGGCGCGACATGATTGAGCCATCGGTGATGCGACTTATTCAGCATTATCATCCCGATATGCAGATTGGTGAAAAGCTCAGTGATTCGCGAATTCTCCATTAG